One genomic segment of Rhodopseudomonas sp. BAL398 includes these proteins:
- a CDS encoding SDR family oxidoreductase — protein sequence MPSHPTPPFPAQKQVMPGATDKMDPKPDHGEESYKGSGKLKGLKAIITGGDSGIGRAVAIAYAREGADILIGYLSENDDAKAVKTLVEKEGRKAVLVSGDIRDPEHCREIAKRAVDELGGIDILVNNAAHQATFKDIGDISDEEWRTTFEVNIHAMFYLAKAAVPHMKPGAAIINTASVNSDMPNPILLAYATTKGAIQNFTGGLAQMLAERGIRVNAVAPGPIWTPLIPSTMPEEAVKTFGKQVPMKRPGQPAELATAYVMLADPLSSYTSGTTVAVTGGKPFI from the coding sequence ATGCCATCCCATCCGACCCCTCCTTTCCCTGCCCAGAAGCAGGTTATGCCAGGCGCGACCGACAAAATGGACCCGAAGCCGGACCATGGCGAGGAGAGCTACAAGGGCTCTGGCAAGCTGAAAGGCCTCAAAGCCATCATCACCGGTGGCGACAGCGGCATCGGTCGGGCTGTCGCAATCGCTTACGCGAGAGAGGGTGCTGACATTTTGATCGGCTATCTAAGCGAGAATGATGACGCGAAGGCGGTCAAGACACTCGTCGAAAAAGAGGGTCGGAAAGCCGTTTTGGTGTCGGGAGACATACGCGATCCGGAGCATTGCAGGGAGATCGCTAAACGCGCCGTCGATGAGCTTGGCGGTATCGATATCCTCGTTAACAATGCCGCGCACCAAGCAACGTTTAAGGATATCGGCGACATCAGCGATGAGGAGTGGCGCACGACTTTCGAGGTTAATATCCACGCGATGTTCTACCTCGCAAAGGCGGCGGTTCCGCACATGAAGCCGGGTGCTGCGATCATCAATACGGCATCCGTCAATTCCGACATGCCCAATCCGATCCTGCTGGCATACGCGACGACGAAAGGCGCTATCCAGAATTTCACGGGCGGTCTCGCGCAAATGCTCGCGGAGAGGGGCATACGTGTGAACGCGGTCGCGCCAGGCCCGATTTGGACGCCGCTGATCCCGTCAACGATGCCGGAGGAGGCGGTGAAGACGTTTGGGAAACAGGTGCCGATGAAGCGACCGGGCCAACCAGCCGAATTGGCGACCGCCTACGTCATGCTCGCGGATCCCCTCTCCAGTTATACGTCGGGGACGACCGTCGCAGTGACGGGCGGGAAGCCGTTCATCTGA
- a CDS encoding Nramp family divalent metal transporter, translating into MEQRIRPESDKSDSKETFLSRLGPGLITGASDDDPSGIGTYSQAGAQLGFGIGWTMLVSYPLMVAIQELSGRIGRTTGHGIAGNVCRNYPPPVIWSLVTLLFVANTINVAADLGAMGDALKLLIGGPAPLYVVVFGIVSVLAQVFLNYERYVAILKWLTLVLFAYVIALFVVKVPWDEALAGLFVPKIELSGAFLTTLVAILGTTISPYLFIWQSSQEAEEQDIDPQKKPLKKEPENETKEVWRIRIDTLVGMAMSNIIAIAIILTTAATLHSKGVTNIQSSSQAAEALKPIAGAFAELIFALGIIGTGLLAIPVLAGSTAYAIGEGRKWPVGLSRKPKEAIAFYSVLALSVATGIALNFTPIDPIQALYWSAVINGILAAPVMIIMMLLVRKQSVMGDLIVKGPVCWLGWLATAVMSLCILGMGFSFVA; encoded by the coding sequence ATGGAACAAAGAATTCGGCCGGAGAGCGACAAGAGCGATAGCAAGGAGACTTTTCTCAGTCGGCTCGGCCCCGGGCTCATCACCGGCGCCTCCGACGATGATCCGTCTGGCATCGGCACATACAGTCAAGCCGGCGCTCAACTCGGGTTCGGCATTGGCTGGACCATGCTCGTCAGCTATCCGTTGATGGTGGCAATCCAGGAACTCTCTGGCAGAATCGGCAGAACAACCGGCCATGGGATCGCCGGCAACGTCTGTCGCAATTATCCGCCGCCGGTTATCTGGTCGCTCGTCACGCTTCTGTTTGTCGCGAATACGATCAATGTTGCGGCCGATCTCGGCGCCATGGGCGACGCGCTCAAATTGCTTATCGGAGGCCCGGCGCCACTTTATGTAGTTGTTTTCGGCATCGTCTCGGTCCTGGCGCAGGTCTTCCTGAACTATGAGCGATATGTCGCCATCCTCAAGTGGCTGACCTTGGTATTGTTCGCGTACGTGATTGCGCTGTTCGTAGTGAAGGTGCCTTGGGACGAGGCGCTCGCCGGTCTTTTCGTCCCAAAAATTGAGTTGAGCGGGGCGTTCCTGACGACGTTGGTGGCGATCCTCGGCACGACTATCTCGCCATATCTCTTCATTTGGCAGTCATCCCAAGAGGCCGAAGAGCAGGATATCGATCCGCAAAAAAAGCCACTGAAAAAGGAGCCCGAGAACGAGACCAAGGAAGTATGGCGCATTCGGATCGACACTCTTGTCGGTATGGCGATGTCGAATATCATTGCGATCGCGATCATCTTGACGACGGCAGCCACTCTGCACAGCAAGGGCGTCACCAATATTCAATCGTCTTCGCAGGCCGCGGAGGCTCTTAAGCCGATCGCCGGCGCCTTTGCGGAGCTGATCTTTGCGCTTGGTATTATTGGAACCGGCCTGCTTGCTATTCCGGTGCTTGCTGGCTCGACCGCCTACGCCATTGGGGAAGGCCGCAAATGGCCGGTCGGGCTATCGCGCAAACCCAAAGAGGCGATCGCGTTCTACTCGGTGCTCGCCCTGTCCGTCGCCACCGGCATCGCGCTCAATTTTACGCCGATCGATCCAATCCAGGCGCTTTACTGGAGCGCCGTCATCAACGGCATCCTTGCCGCCCCGGTCATGATCATTATGATGCTTCTCGTACGCAAACAGTCCGTGATGGGCGACTTGATCGTGAAGGGCCCAGTTTGTTGGCTGGGCTGGCTCGCGACCGCTGTGATGTCTCTTTGCATCCTCGGAATGGGATTTTCATTTGTCGCATAA
- a CDS encoding PRC-barrel domain-containing protein: MASEDRETYDLISSDKVEGTNVYGTGEEKIGSIERVMISKRSGKVSYAVLAFGGFLGMGHDHYPVPWAQLTYDTRLGGYRTNISKQQLEGAPRYANDSDWDWTDPARGRKVYDYYGTPWTMD; encoded by the coding sequence ATGGCGTCAGAAGATCGCGAAACTTACGACCTCATCAGCAGTGACAAGGTCGAAGGCACAAATGTTTATGGCACGGGTGAAGAAAAGATCGGCTCGATCGAACGCGTGATGATCAGCAAGCGTAGCGGCAAAGTTTCTTACGCGGTCTTGGCGTTCGGCGGCTTTCTCGGCATGGGCCATGACCATTATCCCGTTCCTTGGGCGCAACTGACTTACGATACCCGGCTGGGCGGCTACCGCACCAATATCAGCAAGCAACAACTCGAGGGCGCGCCCCGCTACGCAAACGACTCGGATTGGGATTGGACGGATCCGGCCCGTGGCCGGAAGGTTTACGATTACTACGGCACCCCATGGACAATGGACTAG
- a CDS encoding YihY/virulence factor BrkB family protein, whose protein sequence is MPRLWSLLKETAINFIEDDALSRGAAISFYTVTSLAPVLLIVISIAGLIFGHDAAQGAILGQLTGLMGQQAADVVQSALTSASSKSSGILASAIGFATLLLTASGVFGEMQTALNRIWKAKPKGGTVSRLVRARAVSLGLVAALGFLLIVSLVVSAGLSTLSGYLDSRWPFATVLLAVLNFIISAAILAALFAAIYKVLPDRPIAWRDVFIGALVTAVLFTIGKSLIGWYLGTSAAASSYGAAGGLILLFLWVYYSAQIFLIGAEFTKVYAASRGRV, encoded by the coding sequence ATGCCGCGCCTCTGGTCCCTGCTTAAAGAGACCGCCATCAATTTCATCGAAGACGATGCGTTGAGCAGGGGGGCGGCAATTTCGTTTTATACAGTGACGTCTCTTGCGCCAGTTTTGCTCATCGTCATTTCGATCGCTGGCTTGATTTTTGGGCACGACGCTGCCCAAGGCGCCATTTTGGGGCAGTTAACCGGCTTGATGGGACAGCAGGCTGCTGATGTGGTTCAGAGCGCGTTGACAAGCGCTTCATCCAAATCCTCCGGGATCCTCGCATCCGCCATAGGCTTTGCCACCCTTCTTCTCACCGCGTCCGGCGTATTTGGTGAGATGCAAACTGCGCTCAACCGGATTTGGAAGGCAAAGCCGAAAGGTGGTACGGTCTCGCGCCTTGTCCGCGCGCGCGCCGTGAGCCTGGGTCTTGTCGCTGCTCTCGGTTTTCTTCTCATTGTTTCGCTGGTGGTCAGCGCGGGGCTTTCCACGCTGAGCGGCTACCTGGACAGCCGATGGCCGTTCGCGACGGTTTTGCTGGCAGTTCTCAATTTCATCATTTCCGCCGCGATCCTCGCTGCTCTGTTTGCGGCGATCTACAAGGTGCTGCCCGATCGGCCGATCGCGTGGCGGGATGTGTTTATCGGCGCGCTTGTCACTGCCGTCCTGTTCACGATCGGCAAGAGTTTGATTGGGTGGTACCTCGGCACGAGTGCCGCAGCCTCCAGTTATGGCGCGGCAGGCGGGCTGATTTTGCTGTTCCTGTGGGTCTATTACTCAGCCCAGATCTTTCTCATTGGGGCAGAATTCACCAAAGTCTACGCAGCAAGCCGTGGCCGCGTGTAG
- a CDS encoding acetate/propionate family kinase — protein MKAILALNSGSSSVKFALYEPHTSEPVLLYRGLLDLHGKDGHFAIKDAAGKPVQGADSPTVDPQADLATSLLNRVEQLLDGRELVAVGHRIVHGGLKYVAPVLIDTEIVQDFDRLTPLAPLHQPACLDLVRSLLASRHKLRQVACFDTAFHHDLSPIYRRFALPLEYEAKGIRRYGFHGLSFEYIAKQYEQRDLRIVVAHLGSGSSLCAIRNGRSVNTTMSLTPLDGLMMATRSGSIDPGVLLYLQQSERMSAAAIEDLLYHKSGLLGVSGLSADMRTLLASSDSRAREAVDQFCARVAEQILVMATSMNGVDVLVFTGGIGEHSQEIRDNVCARLKWIGLSKEGESASTDHRIAVRAIPTDEEFVIALHTLGVLH, from the coding sequence ATGAAAGCCATCCTGGCCCTCAATTCCGGCTCGTCGAGCGTCAAATTCGCTTTGTACGAACCGCATACATCAGAGCCCGTCCTTCTCTATCGCGGTTTGCTGGATTTGCACGGCAAGGACGGCCACTTCGCGATCAAGGATGCGGCTGGAAAGCCGGTTCAAGGCGCTGATTCGCCGACGGTCGATCCGCAAGCCGATCTCGCCACATCCTTGTTAAACCGAGTGGAGCAGCTTCTCGACGGCCGAGAGCTCGTGGCGGTTGGTCATCGGATCGTTCATGGGGGCTTGAAGTATGTGGCGCCCGTCCTGATCGATACCGAAATCGTCCAGGACTTCGATCGATTGACGCCGCTGGCGCCGCTTCACCAGCCGGCCTGTCTCGATCTTGTTCGCAGTCTCCTGGCGTCGCGACACAAGCTGCGCCAGGTCGCGTGCTTCGACACCGCCTTCCATCACGACCTTTCCCCGATTTATCGCCGTTTTGCGCTGCCGCTCGAATATGAAGCGAAAGGCATTCGCCGCTATGGCTTTCATGGATTGTCTTTCGAGTACATCGCGAAGCAATACGAGCAGCGTGACCTGCGGATAGTTGTCGCTCATCTCGGAAGCGGAAGCAGTCTCTGTGCGATCCGCAATGGACGAAGCGTCAACACCACGATGAGTCTCACGCCGCTCGATGGCCTCATGATGGCAACGCGAAGCGGCTCTATCGATCCCGGCGTCTTGCTTTACCTGCAACAGTCGGAGCGCATGTCCGCGGCCGCGATTGAGGACCTGCTTTATCATAAATCCGGGCTGCTCGGCGTGTCCGGCCTTTCCGCCGATATGAGGACGCTGCTCGCGAGTTCGGATTCGAGAGCTAGGGAGGCCGTTGACCAGTTCTGCGCCCGCGTCGCCGAGCAGATCCTCGTGATGGCGACGAGCATGAATGGAGTGGACGTGCTGGTCTTCACCGGGGGAATTGGCGAACACAGCCAGGAAATTCGCGACAACGTTTGCGCGCGACTGAAATGGATCGGCCTCTCAAAAGAGGGCGAAAGCGCCAGTACAGATCATCGCATTGCGGTTCGTGCAATTCCTACTGACGAAGAGTTCGTTATCGCGCTTCACACACTCGGTGTCCTGCACTGA
- a CDS encoding phosphoketolase, whose amino-acid sequence MTMADSASEIDLALIDRYWHAANYLSVGQIYLLDNPLLRKPLKPEHIKPRLLGHWGTTPGLNFIYAHLNRVIKARDLDMIYVCGPGHGGPGMVANTYLEGTYTEIYPDIGRDMDGLRKLFRQFSFPGGIPSHAAPETPGSIHEGGELGYALVHAYGAAFDNPDLVVACVIGDGEAETGPLAASWHSNKFLNPVHDGAVLPILHLNGYKIANPTILGRLDDDELFNLLRGYGHEPLAVEGDDPAKMHQRMAVVVDEALDRIADIQRDARSAGKVSRPRWPMIVLRSPKGWTGPKEVDGKKVEGFWRAHQVPIDQVRTNPAHLDILEAWMRSYLPETLFDADGRLLPDLQALAPVGGRRMGANPHANGGTLKRKLELPDYRAHAVEVSAPGTLMAEATRVMGSFLRDVIRLNAEARTFRLMGPDETSSNRLDDVFEATDRVWMEPIKHYDVHLAQDGRVMEVLSEHLCQGWLEGYLLTGRHGLFNCYEAFVHIVDSMFNQHAKWLEVSRRLPWRRPIASLNYLLSSHVWRQDHNGFSHQDPGFVDLVANKDADIVRIYFPPDANTLLWVTDHCLRTYDRINVIVAGKQPAPQWLSMPEAEAHCAAGIGIWSWAGTEKAESPDVVMACAGDVPTLETLAAVTLLREAFPDLGIRVVNVVDLMALQPQEQHPHGLSDKEYDRILPPDTPVIFAYHGYPYMIHRLAYNRANHDNMHVHGFREKGTTTTPFDMVVLNELDRYHLAIAAIERVPALARTGTSARQTFHAKLIEHHRYIREHGEDMPEVQDWHWQNKEAMD is encoded by the coding sequence ATGACCATGGCCGACTCCGCTTCAGAAATCGACCTTGCACTCATCGACCGCTATTGGCACGCCGCAAATTATTTGTCGGTCGGCCAGATCTATCTTTTAGACAACCCTTTACTCCGCAAGCCGCTGAAGCCGGAACACATCAAACCACGGCTACTCGGCCACTGGGGCACGACACCGGGCTTGAACTTCATCTATGCCCATCTCAACCGCGTCATCAAAGCCCGTGACCTGGACATGATCTACGTCTGCGGCCCCGGTCACGGCGGACCGGGCATGGTGGCAAATACCTACCTCGAAGGCACTTACACCGAGATCTACCCCGATATCGGCCGCGACATGGATGGCCTGCGAAAGCTCTTCCGTCAGTTTTCCTTTCCGGGTGGCATTCCCAGCCACGCCGCGCCGGAGACGCCCGGCTCGATCCATGAAGGCGGCGAACTCGGCTATGCGCTCGTTCACGCCTATGGCGCCGCTTTCGATAATCCGGATCTCGTTGTCGCCTGCGTCATTGGTGACGGTGAGGCTGAGACCGGTCCGCTCGCAGCATCCTGGCACTCGAACAAATTCCTCAATCCGGTCCATGATGGCGCCGTCCTGCCGATCCTGCATCTCAACGGATACAAGATCGCCAATCCGACCATCCTCGGCCGTCTTGACGATGACGAGTTGTTCAATCTGCTGAGAGGTTATGGACACGAGCCGCTGGCCGTCGAAGGGGATGACCCTGCCAAGATGCATCAGCGGATGGCGGTGGTGGTCGACGAGGCGCTCGATCGGATCGCGGATATCCAGCGCGATGCCAGGAGCGCCGGCAAAGTGAGCCGGCCGCGTTGGCCGATGATTGTGCTTCGTAGCCCCAAGGGTTGGACCGGTCCAAAGGAAGTCGATGGCAAAAAGGTCGAAGGCTTCTGGCGGGCGCACCAGGTGCCTATCGACCAAGTGAGGACCAATCCCGCCCACCTAGATATCCTCGAAGCCTGGATGCGGAGCTATCTGCCCGAAACGCTATTTGATGCCGATGGGCGTCTGCTCCCGGATCTGCAGGCGCTAGCCCCGGTCGGCGGCCGCCGGATGGGCGCCAATCCGCACGCGAATGGCGGAACGCTAAAGCGCAAGCTGGAACTGCCCGACTATCGCGCGCACGCGGTCGAGGTATCGGCACCCGGCACTCTTATGGCTGAAGCGACCCGGGTCATGGGCAGCTTTCTGCGTGACGTGATCCGGCTCAACGCGGAAGCAAGAACATTCCGGCTGATGGGCCCCGACGAGACCAGCTCAAATCGGTTGGATGACGTGTTCGAGGCAACCGACCGGGTGTGGATGGAACCGATCAAGCATTATGACGTCCATCTCGCGCAAGACGGCCGCGTCATGGAAGTCCTGAGCGAGCACCTGTGCCAGGGCTGGCTCGAAGGCTATCTCCTGACCGGACGGCACGGTCTGTTCAATTGTTACGAGGCATTCGTTCACATTGTCGATTCAATGTTCAATCAGCATGCGAAGTGGCTGGAAGTGTCGCGACGTCTTCCTTGGCGGCGGCCGATCGCGTCGCTTAACTATCTCCTGAGTTCGCATGTCTGGCGCCAGGATCACAACGGCTTCAGTCATCAGGATCCCGGGTTCGTCGATCTCGTTGCCAACAAGGATGCCGACATTGTCCGCATCTACTTCCCGCCCGATGCCAACACCCTCTTGTGGGTGACCGATCACTGCCTACGGACCTACGATCGTATCAATGTCATCGTTGCCGGCAAGCAGCCGGCGCCGCAATGGCTCTCGATGCCGGAAGCCGAAGCACACTGCGCCGCCGGCATCGGCATCTGGTCGTGGGCCGGAACGGAAAAAGCCGAATCTCCGGATGTGGTGATGGCCTGTGCCGGCGACGTTCCGACATTGGAGACGCTCGCTGCCGTCACGCTACTGCGTGAAGCCTTTCCTGATCTCGGCATCCGCGTGGTGAACGTGGTGGACCTGATGGCGCTGCAGCCGCAGGAACAGCATCCGCACGGTCTTTCCGACAAGGAGTACGATCGGATACTTCCACCCGACACGCCGGTGATTTTTGCTTACCACGGCTATCCTTACATGATCCACCGCCTGGCCTATAACAGGGCCAATCACGACAACATGCATGTCCACGGCTTTCGCGAAAAAGGCACGACGACGACGCCGTTCGACATGGTCGTCCTCAACGAGCTTGATCGGTACCATCTGGCGATCGCGGCGATCGAACGCGTTCCAGCGCTTGCTCGCACAGGCACGTCGGCGCGGCAGACGTTTCATGCCAAGCTGATCGAGCACCACCGCTATATTCGCGAACATGGCGAAGACATGCCGGAGGTGCAGGACTGGCACTGGCAGAACAAGGAAGCGATGGACTGA
- a CDS encoding DUF763 domain-containing protein, with translation MARRTGSADLPLHGGRVPPWLAERMATLGAIITQAVVHHYGRNEFLERLSHPFWFQSFGAVMGMDWHSSGITTSVIGALKRGLGPLQQELGIHVCGGRGRHSRRTPDELIMLGERTGFDAGALTRASRLVAKVDSAAVQDGFDLYLHGFFVTDDGKWTVVQQGMNGDKRQARRYHWHSQNLSSFVEEPHSAIDGPAQGEIVNLTDRRAKQSRSAQVEMLGDLGPTGIIREYQALNAPAVAQPELPHLIMPAHHDVRASDVFTRRLHGTLAAAAERGPVDFPELLLTPGVGARTVQSLAMVAEVIHGAPFRFRDPARFSLAHGGKDRHPYPVPIKVYDETIRVLKSAVQQAKLGVDERILALKRLDEQSRRLEKSASGPSFDAFVTDERNKSVSLGGRSVFGWESDGVVSGPRVARSDQSK, from the coding sequence ATGGCGCGGCGAACCGGAAGCGCCGATCTCCCGCTGCACGGCGGACGTGTCCCACCCTGGCTCGCCGAACGCATGGCCACGCTCGGTGCAATCATCACGCAAGCTGTCGTCCACCACTATGGCCGAAACGAATTCCTCGAGCGGCTGTCGCATCCGTTCTGGTTCCAGTCGTTCGGCGCCGTGATGGGGATGGATTGGCATTCGTCCGGCATCACCACCAGCGTCATCGGCGCGCTGAAACGCGGTCTTGGGCCGCTGCAGCAGGAGCTCGGCATCCACGTCTGCGGGGGTCGCGGACGACATTCGCGCCGCACGCCCGATGAACTGATTATGCTCGGCGAGCGCACCGGCTTCGATGCGGGCGCGCTGACACGCGCCAGCCGCTTGGTCGCCAAGGTCGACAGCGCGGCGGTGCAGGACGGTTTCGATCTCTACCTGCACGGCTTCTTCGTCACCGATGATGGGAAGTGGACCGTCGTTCAGCAGGGCATGAACGGCGACAAGCGGCAGGCCCGGCGATACCATTGGCATTCGCAGAATCTAAGTAGTTTCGTCGAGGAGCCGCACAGCGCCATCGACGGCCCGGCCCAGGGCGAGATCGTCAACCTCACGGACCGACGCGCTAAACAATCGCGCTCCGCTCAAGTCGAAATGCTGGGCGACCTCGGACCGACGGGCATCATTCGCGAATACCAAGCCCTAAATGCTCCGGCAGTAGCACAGCCTGAATTGCCACATCTCATCATGCCGGCGCACCACGACGTGCGCGCGAGCGACGTCTTCACGCGCCGGCTTCACGGCACGCTCGCGGCCGCAGCGGAACGCGGACCGGTGGATTTTCCCGAATTGCTGCTGACGCCGGGCGTCGGCGCCCGCACGGTCCAATCACTGGCCATGGTCGCGGAAGTCATCCATGGCGCGCCGTTTCGTTTCCGCGATCCCGCGCGGTTTTCACTGGCGCACGGCGGCAAGGATCGCCACCCCTACCCCGTGCCGATCAAAGTCTATGACGAGACTATTCGCGTTCTAAAATCGGCCGTGCAGCAAGCGAAGCTCGGCGTTGACGAGCGGATACTCGCGCTCAAGCGGCTCGACGAACAGTCACGGCGCTTGGAGAAATCCGCGAGCGGTCCGTCATTCGACGCATTTGTGACCGATGAGAGAAATAAATCGGTTTCGCTCGGTGGACGCTCTGTGTTCGGATGGGAAAGTGACGGGGTCGTGAGCGGACCGCGGGTTGCTCGTTCTGACCAATCGAAGTGA
- a CDS encoding alpha-ketoglutarate-dependent dioxygenase AlkB has product MPDQLALFAEKARLPEGLDYVPGFISREEELELVGHASGLPLQPFQFGQYEGKRRVASFGWRYDYSARRLLPADPIPCWLNPLIHRIETFGGPGIRVAQILCTEYQPGVGIGWHRDKPHFDRIFGISLASSCKLRFRRTLGDTWERLALEVEPRSVYKMSGASRLEWEHSISAVDELRYSVTLRTLKSGGDVPSADQKGSSS; this is encoded by the coding sequence TTGCCCGATCAGCTTGCCCTTTTTGCAGAAAAAGCCCGCCTTCCGGAGGGGCTTGATTATGTCCCGGGCTTCATCTCCCGGGAGGAGGAGTTGGAACTCGTCGGACACGCATCGGGCCTCCCGCTTCAGCCGTTCCAGTTCGGCCAATATGAGGGAAAGCGCCGCGTGGCCTCGTTTGGCTGGCGCTACGATTATTCGGCGCGCCGTCTTCTGCCAGCGGATCCTATTCCGTGCTGGCTCAATCCGCTGATCCATCGGATTGAAACATTCGGCGGTCCCGGCATACGCGTCGCCCAAATCCTCTGCACCGAGTACCAACCCGGCGTCGGTATCGGCTGGCACCGCGACAAACCGCATTTCGATCGGATATTCGGCATCTCCCTCGCCTCTTCGTGCAAGCTTCGCTTCCGCCGGACGCTTGGCGATACGTGGGAGCGCCTTGCCCTCGAGGTTGAGCCGAGGTCGGTTTACAAGATGTCAGGGGCTTCCCGGCTGGAGTGGGAGCACAGCATTTCCGCTGTCGATGAGCTGCGTTATTCGGTGACACTACGTACTTTGAAAAGCGGTGGCGATGTCCCGTCGGCCGATCAAAAAGGATCGTCGAGCTGA